The following are encoded together in the Geobacter sulfurreducens PCA genome:
- the atpE gene encoding ATP synthase F0 subunit C, with amino-acid sequence MEFFTMCMLAAGFGMAIGAFGTGIGQGLAVKNAVEGVSRNPGASGKILTTMMIGLAMIESLAIYVLVVCLIILFANPYKDVAIELAKAVVK; translated from the coding sequence ATGGAATTTTTCACGATGTGCATGCTGGCAGCTGGCTTCGGTATGGCAATTGGTGCTTTCGGTACCGGTATCGGCCAAGGTCTCGCGGTTAAGAACGCCGTTGAGGGCGTTTCCCGCAACCCCGGCGCTTCCGGCAAGATCCTCACCACCATGATGATCGGTCTGGCCATGATCGAGTCCCTCGCCATCTACGTTCTCGTCGTGTGCCTCATCATCCTCTTCGCTAACCCCTACAAGGATGTGGCCATCGAGCTTGCCAAGGCTGTCGTTAAGTAA
- a CDS encoding leucyl aminopeptidase — protein MVISVEAADYTAFPCAALLVGCREDNPLEDSLLARIDQLLQGAIASLVQSREITGELNRVTILHTLGRLPAERIVLVGLGNSGALTSDRLRQVGGSAVKALKGAGVTRAASVVHRAAGVPPTSVADIAQGLSLGDYSFDIYKTKPGTTVPVTELVNLFEPGTDTADAERLLAADATICEAVSFARDLVSQPGNVATPLFLAEKALEFSARLGIACTVLDRDEMERQGMEGILSVAKGSHQLPRFIVLEYRGGSADKRPTVLVGKGITFDSGGISLKPREGMERMKDDMAGAAAVMGAVMAVAGLRLPVNVIGLIPAAENLPGGGAYKPGDIVRTMSGQTVEIVNTDAEGRMILSDALFYAQRFKPAAVIDLATLTGACLVALGSAVSGVMGNDAALVKLLRRAGEATGERLWELPLWDEYGEIMKSDVADLKNAGGPHAGTITAAWFLQRFVGKSRWAHVDIAGTAWEEKGRPYQPKGATGVGVRLLVEYLKATVR, from the coding sequence ATGGTTATTTCAGTAGAGGCTGCCGATTATACAGCGTTTCCCTGTGCGGCGCTGCTGGTTGGCTGCCGTGAAGACAACCCCTTGGAGGACTCCCTTCTGGCACGTATCGACCAGCTTCTCCAGGGTGCCATTGCGTCGCTTGTTCAAAGCCGCGAGATTACCGGAGAGCTGAATCGGGTTACGATTCTTCATACGCTGGGGCGGCTCCCTGCTGAGCGCATTGTTCTTGTGGGGCTCGGCAACTCCGGTGCGCTGACTTCTGATCGGCTGCGCCAAGTGGGAGGGAGCGCCGTAAAAGCCTTGAAAGGTGCCGGCGTCACCCGTGCCGCCTCTGTCGTGCATCGGGCTGCTGGTGTCCCTCCCACGTCAGTAGCAGATATTGCCCAAGGATTGTCCCTTGGGGATTATTCCTTCGATATCTACAAAACGAAGCCGGGCACTACGGTCCCCGTGACGGAACTAGTCAATCTCTTTGAGCCGGGGACGGATACTGCCGATGCCGAACGTCTGCTCGCAGCTGATGCAACTATCTGTGAGGCTGTCTCCTTTGCCCGCGATCTCGTTTCTCAGCCCGGCAACGTGGCTACTCCCCTCTTTCTGGCGGAGAAGGCCCTTGAGTTTTCGGCCCGCCTCGGCATTGCCTGTACGGTCCTCGACCGTGACGAGATGGAGCGTCAGGGCATGGAGGGAATCCTCTCAGTTGCCAAGGGATCGCATCAGCTTCCCCGTTTCATTGTTCTCGAATATCGAGGAGGAAGTGCGGATAAGCGCCCCACGGTCCTGGTAGGAAAGGGGATCACGTTCGACTCGGGTGGTATATCGCTCAAACCCCGCGAGGGCATGGAGCGGATGAAAGACGACATGGCAGGCGCAGCGGCCGTTATGGGGGCTGTGATGGCCGTGGCGGGGCTACGACTGCCGGTGAACGTCATCGGGCTCATCCCGGCAGCTGAAAACCTGCCCGGGGGAGGGGCGTACAAACCGGGCGACATCGTCCGGACCATGTCCGGTCAAACCGTGGAAATCGTAAATACTGACGCCGAGGGTCGAATGATACTCAGCGATGCCCTGTTTTATGCTCAGCGCTTCAAGCCTGCCGCGGTAATCGATCTTGCAACCCTGACGGGAGCCTGCCTTGTGGCGCTCGGGAGTGCCGTATCGGGAGTCATGGGAAATGACGCCGCCCTTGTCAAGCTGCTCCGCAGGGCAGGGGAGGCGACGGGCGAACGTTTATGGGAACTGCCCTTGTGGGACGAGTATGGCGAGATTATGAAAAGTGATGTGGCTGACCTGAAAAACGCGGGTGGCCCCCACGCAGGAACCATTACCGCTGCATGGTTCCTGCAGCGTTTCGTGGGCAAGAGCCGGTGGGCTCATGTTGATATCGCCGGCACCGCGTGGGAGGAAAAGGGGCGGCCGTATCAGCCGAAAGGTGCCACCGGTGTCGGGGTGCGGCTGCTGGTCGAGTATCTGAAGGCAACCGTACGGTAG
- the gspF gene encoding type II secretion system inner membrane protein GspF, which produces MPTFRYSAYTAGGRETSGTIEAESLKEAKLHLKRDGLYPRDIGPVSETAGTVSRRFGGRNAGPAQVALMTRRLATLVGSQVPIYEAVTTLWEQEEPGEIKKALGRIRERLAEGANLAKALSLEPRLFSESYVAMVAAGEASGALDAVLERVALFLEEQRAIRSKITASLAYPTLMVLVGSAVMLFLLAFVIPKIVTIFEDNRAALPLITIALIKTSTFLRSFWWACIAAVAGVVLLYRRLMKDDAFRLRRDRFLLRIPVVGSLLRQLILSRFAKVLGLLLSSGVPVMRALEITAQVVVNRHYRAALTGVTAGLAEGGTLSGALRTTGLFPPLLVHMVAVGEKGGELEEMLGKAGSAFEREFESSVSGLMALLEPLLVLAMGLAVGLVVVAVLLPIFELNQLIR; this is translated from the coding sequence ATGCCGACCTTCCGGTATAGCGCCTATACGGCCGGGGGACGGGAGACGTCCGGCACCATCGAGGCTGAGAGCCTGAAGGAGGCGAAGCTTCACCTGAAGCGGGACGGCCTCTATCCGCGTGACATTGGCCCAGTCTCCGAGACGGCGGGGACCGTCTCCCGACGTTTCGGAGGGAGAAACGCAGGCCCCGCCCAGGTGGCTCTCATGACCCGCCGGCTTGCTACGTTGGTGGGCTCCCAGGTGCCGATCTACGAGGCAGTGACCACGCTCTGGGAGCAGGAGGAGCCCGGCGAGATCAAAAAGGCCCTCGGCCGGATTCGGGAACGCCTGGCCGAGGGAGCCAACCTGGCCAAGGCACTCTCCCTCGAACCGCGGCTTTTCAGCGAGAGCTACGTGGCAATGGTGGCGGCAGGCGAGGCAAGCGGCGCCCTGGACGCCGTTTTGGAGCGAGTCGCCCTCTTCCTCGAGGAACAGCGGGCCATTCGGAGCAAAATCACTGCCTCGTTGGCCTACCCGACGCTCATGGTCCTGGTGGGAAGCGCGGTAATGCTCTTCCTCCTGGCCTTTGTCATTCCCAAGATCGTCACTATCTTTGAGGACAATCGGGCAGCCCTCCCCCTCATCACCATCGCCCTTATCAAGACGAGCACCTTTCTCCGCTCGTTCTGGTGGGCATGCATCGCCGCCGTGGCCGGAGTGGTGCTGCTCTACCGGCGTCTCATGAAGGACGATGCCTTCCGCCTCCGCCGCGACCGCTTCCTTCTGCGGATTCCGGTGGTGGGAAGTCTCCTGCGCCAACTCATCCTCTCCCGCTTCGCCAAGGTGCTGGGACTCCTCCTTTCCAGCGGTGTACCGGTCATGCGGGCTCTCGAAATCACGGCCCAGGTTGTGGTCAACCGCCACTATCGTGCCGCCCTCACCGGCGTAACAGCCGGATTGGCCGAAGGCGGCACCCTTTCGGGGGCTCTGCGTACCACGGGACTCTTTCCGCCTCTCCTGGTCCACATGGTCGCCGTTGGCGAGAAGGGGGGAGAGCTTGAGGAGATGCTCGGCAAGGCCGGCAGCGCCTTCGAGCGGGAGTTCGAGTCGTCCGTATCCGGCCTCATGGCGCTTCTTGAGCCGCTCCTCGTCCTGGCCATGGGGCTGGCCGTAGGGCTCGTGGTGGTCGCGGTACTGCTCCCCATCTTTGAACTTAATCAACTCATTCGCTGA
- the gspD gene encoding type II secretion system secretin GspD: MKKRFLNLLTAAVLACALLAPLPASAKGVVLNFNDVDIATMVKFISDLTGKNFVLDERVKGKISIYSPSKLTPDEAFSLFTSVLELKGFTLVQAGKVYKVVPTAAAKQSGMRLLSDKDRLPVSDAYVARIIPLERISAQEAVAFLQPIVSKDGYIAAFGASNMLMVVDSALNIQKLTGILTLVDSPQKREGAEIIFLKNASADSVSGVIREWLGGKTSRPAGQAGQATATSSAGVLIVPDTRLNALVIFGSDQDKDDIKKLIAMVDVVPPTTSSKINVYYLENADATDVAKVIDGLIKGTPTTPGQPGVPAAAPVQSPFEGGKISVTPDKATNSLVIMASPVDYQNILQVIQKLDKRRRQVFVQALIAEVSLDKLKDVGVQIGALAVGTQGDASGGAVLDPFNFLSATSGPQFLLVKALEELGKNVSVSAQVKALVSDGAINVLSTPNILTSDNKEAEIFVGENVPFLSQTNLTTGGISQQSIERKDTGITLRITPQISEGEYVKLDIYQEISAVKENKGQANDLVTTKRSAKTAVVVKDKDTVVIGGLIQDRDTETINKIPLLGDIPLLGWLFKTKSTRREKTNLMIVLTPRIIRGAEEMNDVSGQQRDKFGEALSLDAPFDLKRDLQLSK, encoded by the coding sequence GTGAAGAAACGCTTCCTGAATCTGCTGACCGCTGCCGTCCTGGCCTGCGCCCTTCTTGCACCGCTGCCGGCGAGTGCCAAGGGGGTGGTTCTCAACTTCAACGACGTGGACATCGCCACCATGGTGAAGTTCATCAGCGACCTGACCGGCAAGAATTTCGTCCTGGACGAGCGGGTGAAGGGAAAGATTTCCATCTACTCCCCCTCCAAGCTGACGCCGGATGAGGCGTTCAGCCTGTTCACATCGGTTCTGGAGCTGAAAGGGTTCACCCTTGTACAGGCCGGCAAGGTCTACAAGGTGGTTCCTACGGCGGCAGCCAAGCAATCAGGAATGAGGCTTTTGAGCGACAAGGACCGCCTCCCCGTGAGCGATGCCTATGTGGCCCGGATAATCCCCCTGGAGCGCATCTCCGCCCAGGAAGCGGTGGCCTTTCTCCAGCCCATTGTCTCCAAGGACGGCTACATCGCGGCATTTGGCGCCAGCAACATGCTGATGGTGGTTGATTCTGCCCTGAACATCCAGAAACTCACCGGCATTCTCACCTTGGTGGATTCTCCCCAGAAGCGGGAGGGCGCCGAGATCATCTTCCTCAAAAATGCCTCGGCGGACAGCGTTTCCGGCGTGATCCGCGAATGGCTCGGCGGCAAGACAAGCCGGCCGGCCGGCCAGGCGGGACAGGCTACCGCAACATCAAGCGCAGGGGTCCTCATCGTCCCCGACACCCGGCTCAATGCGCTGGTCATTTTCGGCAGCGATCAGGACAAGGACGACATCAAGAAACTGATTGCCATGGTGGACGTGGTCCCGCCGACCACCAGCAGCAAGATCAACGTCTACTATCTGGAGAACGCCGATGCCACCGACGTGGCAAAGGTGATCGACGGCCTCATCAAGGGCACGCCCACCACCCCCGGGCAGCCCGGGGTGCCCGCAGCGGCGCCCGTTCAATCCCCCTTCGAGGGTGGAAAGATCTCGGTCACGCCGGACAAGGCTACCAACTCCCTGGTGATCATGGCCTCGCCGGTCGATTACCAGAACATCCTCCAGGTGATCCAGAAGCTCGATAAACGGCGGCGCCAGGTGTTCGTCCAGGCCCTCATCGCCGAAGTCTCCCTCGACAAGCTCAAGGATGTGGGTGTTCAGATCGGCGCGCTGGCCGTGGGCACGCAGGGCGACGCGTCCGGCGGCGCCGTCCTGGACCCGTTCAATTTCCTCAGCGCCACCAGCGGCCCGCAATTTCTCCTGGTAAAAGCACTTGAAGAACTTGGGAAAAACGTCAGTGTGTCGGCCCAGGTCAAGGCCCTCGTCTCCGACGGCGCCATTAATGTACTCTCCACCCCGAACATCCTGACCTCGGACAACAAGGAAGCGGAAATCTTCGTGGGTGAGAACGTTCCATTCCTCTCCCAGACCAATCTGACGACCGGCGGAATTTCTCAGCAATCCATCGAGCGCAAGGATACCGGCATCACGCTCAGGATCACTCCCCAGATCAGCGAAGGGGAGTACGTGAAGCTCGACATCTACCAGGAAATTTCTGCAGTAAAGGAAAACAAGGGACAGGCGAATGACCTCGTCACCACCAAGCGCTCGGCCAAGACCGCTGTCGTGGTCAAGGACAAGGACACGGTGGTGATCGGCGGGTTGATCCAGGACCGGGACACCGAAACCATCAACAAGATCCCGCTGCTGGGCGACATCCCGCTTCTGGGCTGGCTGTTCAAGACCAAATCGACGCGCAGGGAGAAGACCAACCTGATGATCGTCCTTACGCCGCGCATCATTCGGGGAGCCGAGGAGATGAACGATGTCTCCGGCCAGCAGCGCGACAAGTTCGGCGAAGCGCTCAGTCTCGACGCTCCCTTTGACCTCAAGCGCGACCTCCAACTGAGCAAATGA
- the gspE gene encoding type II secretion system ATPase GspE, producing the protein MTDAHDMEQIARRLGIPFLAEIGDNEADAALLARLPLAFARGRLVLPLRERDGRLLVVSGNPADLSAIDEVRGVYGMEVELAAATPDTVLGAVNHLYARLGSSAQEVVEELEGEDLSVIATELAEPKDLLDLTDEAPVIRLLNSILSEAVKERASDIHIEPYERELEVRFRIDGILYRKLAPPKVVQEALVSRVKIMAGLNIAEKRLPQDGRIRVIVAGRDVDIRVSIIPTFFGERVVLRLLDKQKGLISLENIGLSEGGVRSMERLLGRTSGIILVTGPTGSGKSTTLYAALNRLNSPEKNIITIEDPIEYQVKGIGQIQVNPKIELTFAQGLRAILRQDPDIVMVGEIRDAETAEIAMQASLTGHLVLSTLHTNDSATAIARLVDMGIEPFMVASSLSAVLAQRLVRRICPHCRESYTPERDYAGITLPSTLYRGRGCDACFGLGTLGRVGIYELLPVDGEICSMIIRREPAGAIKEYAVGKGMRTLRDDGLAKAAAGITTIEEVLRVTQEEYADLPV; encoded by the coding sequence ATGACGGACGCACACGACATGGAACAGATCGCCCGGCGGCTCGGCATCCCCTTCCTGGCCGAGATCGGGGACAATGAGGCGGATGCGGCACTGCTCGCGCGGCTGCCCCTGGCTTTTGCCCGGGGCAGGCTCGTCCTTCCCCTGCGGGAGCGGGATGGGCGGCTCCTGGTTGTTTCAGGCAATCCCGCGGATCTGTCGGCCATCGATGAGGTGCGGGGAGTCTACGGGATGGAGGTGGAACTGGCCGCGGCAACGCCGGATACGGTGCTCGGCGCGGTGAACCATCTCTACGCCCGGCTCGGCAGCTCGGCCCAGGAGGTCGTGGAAGAGCTTGAAGGGGAAGACCTTTCGGTCATCGCCACTGAGCTGGCCGAGCCCAAGGATCTTCTGGACCTGACCGACGAAGCGCCGGTCATCCGGCTTCTGAACTCGATCCTCTCGGAGGCGGTGAAGGAGCGGGCCAGCGACATCCACATCGAACCCTACGAGCGGGAACTGGAGGTTCGTTTCAGGATCGACGGCATCCTCTACCGCAAGCTCGCCCCTCCCAAGGTGGTGCAGGAAGCTCTGGTCTCCCGCGTGAAGATCATGGCCGGGTTGAACATCGCCGAAAAGCGCCTTCCCCAGGATGGCCGCATCAGGGTAATCGTAGCGGGACGGGATGTGGACATCCGTGTCTCCATCATCCCTACCTTCTTCGGCGAACGCGTGGTGCTCCGTCTCCTGGACAAACAGAAGGGGCTCATTTCTCTCGAAAACATCGGGCTGTCCGAAGGAGGCGTCCGCTCCATGGAGCGCCTCCTCGGCCGGACCAGCGGCATCATCCTCGTCACCGGGCCAACGGGAAGCGGCAAGTCCACCACCCTCTACGCGGCACTCAACCGGCTCAACTCGCCGGAAAAGAACATCATCACCATCGAAGACCCCATCGAATATCAAGTCAAGGGGATCGGCCAGATTCAGGTCAATCCCAAGATCGAGCTGACCTTTGCCCAGGGCCTGCGCGCCATTCTCCGCCAGGACCCGGACATCGTAATGGTGGGAGAGATCCGCGACGCCGAGACGGCGGAAATCGCCATGCAGGCGTCACTCACGGGGCACCTGGTCCTCTCTACCCTTCACACCAACGACAGTGCCACCGCCATCGCCCGACTCGTCGACATGGGAATCGAACCGTTCATGGTGGCATCGTCCCTGTCCGCTGTTCTGGCCCAGCGGCTCGTGCGCCGCATCTGCCCCCACTGCCGCGAATCCTACACGCCGGAACGGGACTACGCCGGCATCACCCTCCCCTCAACCCTCTACCGGGGGCGGGGATGCGATGCATGCTTCGGCCTCGGGACCCTGGGCCGGGTCGGCATCTACGAACTCCTACCCGTGGACGGGGAGATCTGCTCCATGATCATCCGTCGGGAACCGGCCGGAGCCATCAAGGAATACGCTGTCGGCAAGGGGATGCGGACCCTGCGCGACGACGGCCTGGCCAAGGCCGCAGCGGGCATCACAACCATCGAGGAGGTCCTGCGGGTAACGCAGGAGGAGTATGCCGACCTTCCGGTATAG
- a CDS encoding ATP synthase subunit I — protein sequence MTATRIHENNLLTAVVVGSWLLLAIMTAAGYLFGSVQFAGGILAGGILALANYYWLFRIIRRALGLDAHQAARFAQLRYLLRFAILAFVIYLLVVHAGIEVLGLTLGLSLLVIVITALAIYMFVTKGD from the coding sequence ATGACGGCGACAAGGATTCACGAGAATAATCTCCTCACAGCCGTCGTCGTTGGTAGCTGGCTGCTTCTGGCCATCATGACGGCCGCCGGGTATCTGTTTGGATCTGTTCAATTTGCCGGTGGTATTCTCGCCGGCGGTATCCTGGCACTGGCAAACTACTACTGGCTGTTTCGCATCATCAGGCGTGCTCTGGGGCTTGATGCGCATCAGGCCGCACGCTTTGCCCAATTGCGTTATCTGCTGCGTTTCGCCATTCTGGCGTTTGTAATTTACCTGCTGGTGGTCCACGCGGGTATTGAGGTCTTGGGTCTCACCCTCGGCCTCTCGTTGCTCGTAATTGTCATAACCGCTCTCGCGATTTACATGTTCGTCACCAAAGGAGATTAG
- the gspC gene encoding type II secretion system protein GspC: MKKVYLLTALLIALNSLAAARIAAGLISYRLARTAPHTAMGATGAPAAAVSDDILSFASILDQGLFGRATQGKLTPLSAPVQGAAGAQQPAPTHGDLTLLGTARGSFRETFALIRRATPPEERVFRLGDTVFGIGPLVGVQKESVEILANGRKIRLTTPLAMGIEPTSAPPPPAVAPQTGAVQVGAGSYVIDQRALNAALENLGQVMTDARLLPSVKEGKVEGFRISEVKPAGVFSMIGMRNGDILLRINDLPVDSPERAIQSLASLKGQNRIKLDLVRDGQPTTFSYDIR; encoded by the coding sequence ATGAAAAAGGTTTATCTCCTCACTGCACTCTTGATCGCGCTGAACTCACTGGCGGCCGCGCGGATCGCCGCCGGATTGATCTCCTATCGCCTGGCCCGGACAGCACCGCATACCGCAATGGGCGCGACCGGAGCCCCCGCCGCAGCTGTTTCCGACGACATTCTGAGTTTTGCCTCCATTCTGGACCAGGGACTGTTCGGTCGGGCGACACAGGGAAAACTGACGCCCCTCTCCGCACCGGTTCAGGGGGCGGCGGGAGCCCAGCAGCCTGCGCCGACCCATGGAGATTTAACCCTGCTGGGAACGGCCCGCGGTTCGTTCCGGGAGACATTCGCCCTCATCCGCCGGGCAACGCCGCCTGAAGAACGGGTTTTTCGTCTGGGTGATACCGTGTTCGGCATTGGCCCCCTCGTGGGAGTTCAGAAAGAGAGCGTGGAAATCCTCGCCAACGGACGAAAAATTCGCCTCACAACCCCCCTGGCCATGGGAATCGAGCCGACATCCGCCCCTCCTCCGCCGGCTGTCGCACCACAAACCGGTGCGGTTCAGGTGGGGGCGGGAAGCTACGTAATTGACCAGCGCGCTCTCAACGCCGCCCTCGAAAATCTTGGCCAGGTAATGACCGATGCACGCCTCTTGCCGAGCGTAAAAGAGGGCAAAGTCGAGGGCTTCCGGATTTCAGAGGTCAAGCCTGCGGGTGTGTTTTCAATGATCGGCATGCGGAACGGTGACATTCTGCTCCGCATAAATGATCTCCCCGTGGACTCCCCTGAGCGTGCCATCCAATCTCTAGCATCGCTCAAGGGGCAGAACCGCATCAAGCTCGATCTGGTCAGGGACGGCCAGCCGACTACGTTTAGCTACGATATACGATAA
- a CDS encoding DegQ family serine endoprotease, with translation MKMVSLRFLKTMLTVICLMALSAGEVPAKVMAPDFVTLAEKLKPTVVNISTSKNPAQTARPRRQPSPFNDPFHDFFDRFFDEAPRRQQRERSLGSGFIISDQGFIITNNHVVAGADEIKVRLSDGREFKAELKGADEKLDLALIKIESKDQLPVAILGNSDEIKVGEWVMAIGNPFGLAQTVTAGIVSATGRVIGSGPYDDFIQTDASINPGNSGGPLFSAEGKVIGINTAIIAGGQGIGFAIPINMAKDVIPQLEEKGKVIRGWLGVTVQPITPDLARSFGLEGERGALIADVVKDGPAAKAGLKSGDIVLEFDGKKIREMNELPRIVAATPVGKAALVKVLRDGKMQDVEVSVGRLADTGDESDQKNGEDKLGMAVRELTRDLAARMGLKETQGVVVTGVKSGSLAEEAGILPGDIVREIGGRSITTMADYETAIRAVKKGDVVRFLLRRGGGNHFLAIRVE, from the coding sequence ATGAAAATGGTGTCCTTGCGGTTCCTTAAGACCATGCTCACCGTTATCTGCCTGATGGCGTTGTCGGCGGGAGAAGTCCCAGCCAAAGTCATGGCTCCCGATTTTGTCACACTTGCCGAAAAGCTGAAGCCAACCGTCGTCAACATCAGTACATCAAAGAATCCGGCCCAGACAGCTCGCCCCCGTCGCCAACCCTCTCCCTTCAATGACCCGTTCCATGATTTCTTCGATCGCTTTTTTGACGAGGCACCTCGCCGTCAGCAACGGGAACGGAGTCTCGGCTCCGGGTTCATCATCAGTGATCAGGGCTTTATCATCACCAATAACCATGTGGTTGCCGGTGCCGACGAGATCAAGGTGCGCCTCTCCGACGGCCGCGAGTTCAAGGCGGAATTGAAGGGCGCCGACGAAAAACTCGACCTGGCCCTCATCAAGATTGAGTCCAAAGATCAACTCCCCGTTGCGATTCTCGGCAACAGCGATGAAATCAAAGTGGGCGAGTGGGTGATGGCGATCGGCAATCCGTTCGGCCTTGCCCAGACCGTTACCGCCGGAATCGTCAGCGCCACCGGTCGCGTCATCGGCAGCGGGCCCTATGACGATTTCATCCAGACCGATGCCTCCATTAACCCCGGTAACTCGGGAGGCCCCCTTTTCAGCGCCGAAGGAAAAGTCATCGGCATCAATACCGCCATCATCGCCGGCGGTCAGGGAATCGGGTTTGCCATCCCCATCAACATGGCCAAAGATGTCATTCCCCAGCTCGAGGAAAAGGGAAAGGTCATCCGCGGCTGGCTTGGGGTGACGGTTCAGCCCATAACTCCCGATCTGGCCCGCTCGTTTGGCCTTGAGGGAGAGCGGGGTGCGCTCATCGCCGACGTGGTGAAGGATGGCCCCGCCGCCAAGGCCGGACTCAAGAGCGGGGATATCGTGCTTGAATTCGACGGTAAGAAAATCCGGGAAATGAACGAGCTCCCGCGTATCGTAGCCGCCACCCCTGTGGGGAAGGCCGCATTGGTCAAGGTGCTGCGTGATGGCAAGATGCAGGATGTCGAAGTATCTGTCGGGCGCTTGGCGGATACGGGCGATGAGTCAGATCAGAAGAATGGTGAAGATAAACTTGGCATGGCAGTCAGGGAGCTGACACGCGATCTTGCCGCGCGGATGGGGCTTAAGGAGACTCAGGGCGTCGTTGTCACGGGTGTCAAGTCTGGCAGTCTGGCCGAGGAAGCGGGAATCCTGCCGGGCGATATCGTTCGGGAGATAGGAGGGCGTTCCATTACTACTATGGCGGATTACGAAACAGCGATCCGAGCCGTGAAGAAGGGAGACGTAGTCCGCTTTCTGCTGCGCCGCGGCGGTGGCAACCACTTCCTGGCAATCCGGGTCGAATAG
- a CDS encoding AtpZ/AtpI family protein, protein MNDDKRRLIQTLGLVSSMGISVALAIIIGVLIGRQLDKWLGTHPWFFFIFLFFGIAAGFRNIYIIAGRAIKKDDGDKDSRE, encoded by the coding sequence ATGAACGACGACAAACGAAGACTCATTCAAACGCTCGGTCTCGTTTCGAGCATGGGAATATCGGTGGCGTTGGCCATCATCATCGGGGTGCTGATCGGCAGACAGCTTGACAAGTGGCTGGGAACTCACCCGTGGTTTTTCTTTATTTTTCTGTTCTTTGGTATCGCTGCGGGGTTTCGAAATATTTACATCATTGCCGGAAGAGCAATTAAAAAAGATGACGGCGACAAGGATTCACGAGAATAA
- a CDS encoding F0F1 ATP synthase subunit A, whose product MVHPLLFLQFFRKLLEPLHISEAGADAIAYTWLIIVCLLIVSLIATKALKAVPTGMQNFMEVVIGGIENMVEETMGEKGKPYFPLIATLALFVLVSNLIGLIPGFFPPTANLNTTAACAVIVFLSTHIVGIKKHGFHYLQHFMGPIWWLAPLMFFIEIIGHLSRPLSLSLRLFGNMNGHELVLMIFFALAPFLVPLPMMLMGVLVSFIQAFVFMLLAMIYIQGSLEEAH is encoded by the coding sequence ATGGTTCATCCGCTTCTATTCCTGCAGTTCTTCAGGAAACTCCTCGAGCCGCTTCACATCTCTGAAGCGGGTGCAGACGCCATTGCCTACACGTGGCTCATTATTGTCTGCCTGCTTATCGTGTCCCTCATCGCCACAAAAGCACTCAAGGCCGTGCCGACCGGAATGCAGAACTTCATGGAAGTCGTGATCGGCGGCATTGAAAACATGGTAGAGGAGACCATGGGCGAAAAGGGAAAGCCGTATTTCCCGCTCATTGCTACCTTGGCACTCTTTGTTCTCGTTTCAAACCTTATCGGCCTGATTCCCGGTTTCTTTCCCCCCACTGCAAACCTCAACACGACGGCAGCCTGTGCTGTAATTGTCTTCCTTTCGACACACATTGTCGGCATCAAAAAGCATGGTTTCCACTATCTCCAACACTTCATGGGACCGATCTGGTGGCTGGCCCCCCTGATGTTCTTCATTGAGATCATCGGGCACCTGAGCCGCCCTCTTTCCCTCTCGCTCCGTCTTTTCGGCAACATGAATGGTCACGAGCTGGTGCTCATGATTTTTTTCGCCCTGGCCCCCTTCCTTGTTCCCCTGCCGATGATGCTTATGGGCGTCCTGGTGTCATTCATCCAGGCATTTGTTTTCATGCTTCTCGCTATGATCTATATCCAAGGTTCGCTTGAGGAAGCACACTAA